From Streptomyces qinzhouensis, one genomic window encodes:
- a CDS encoding TIGR02679 family protein, translated as MSGLPSATHDWLKGTGLNRLWEGIRQRLESNGVQATGSLRLTALNAQERNDLSLLLGKPLTGTTVTVRLDLLDARLRASAAGLGLRETLEELGPPLTDRRAVRADMAARREQVWSSLASSLDASPLSGREWARRWYDLLRRAGVPGGVAPEAAVRTLQQAVHVLTALLGPERNGALGRGELAAMVTGSAHGLDDGTWLARLVQRGVALAHGTEVPDDAAGRRALWRLVSITPDEVSSTVLVYGLRPDGEGWRERALRERAEQHAEAHLTPRDLHGLHGLRLPAGTLIRICENPRVVEAAADAACVHPLVCTSGSAATVVLTLLDALAATGCRFAYHGDFDWPGIALANRVMRRYEALPWRMGAVDYEHLAARNQAEGIPQLALDGRPVSADWDPELAPAMIALGVALHEEATLELLVADLSPRA; from the coding sequence ATGAGCGGGCTGCCCTCCGCAACGCACGACTGGCTGAAGGGAACCGGACTCAACCGGCTCTGGGAGGGGATACGTCAACGCCTGGAGAGCAACGGGGTACAGGCCACGGGTTCGCTCCGGCTGACCGCGCTGAACGCCCAGGAACGCAACGACCTCTCCCTCCTGCTGGGCAAACCCCTCACAGGTACCACCGTGACCGTGCGGCTCGACCTGCTCGATGCACGGCTACGCGCCTCGGCAGCCGGACTCGGCCTCAGGGAAACCCTGGAGGAACTCGGCCCGCCGCTCACCGACCGTCGTGCCGTCCGCGCGGACATGGCGGCACGGCGGGAGCAGGTGTGGTCATCCCTCGCTTCGTCACTGGATGCCTCACCGCTCTCCGGCCGGGAATGGGCCCGGCGGTGGTACGACCTGTTGCGCCGCGCCGGTGTTCCGGGAGGGGTGGCGCCGGAGGCGGCGGTACGGACACTCCAGCAGGCGGTCCACGTCCTCACTGCTCTCCTCGGACCCGAGCGCAACGGCGCACTCGGCCGGGGAGAACTCGCCGCGATGGTGACCGGCTCCGCGCACGGCCTGGACGACGGCACCTGGCTCGCACGTCTCGTCCAACGCGGCGTCGCCCTCGCTCATGGCACCGAGGTCCCCGACGACGCGGCCGGCCGACGCGCTCTGTGGCGGCTGGTATCCATCACGCCGGACGAGGTCTCCAGCACAGTGCTGGTCTACGGGCTGCGCCCCGACGGCGAGGGCTGGCGGGAGCGGGCTCTACGGGAGCGAGCCGAGCAGCACGCCGAAGCGCACCTGACGCCGCGCGACCTGCACGGCCTGCACGGCCTGCGGCTGCCCGCCGGAACGCTGATCCGCATCTGTGAGAATCCGCGCGTGGTGGAAGCCGCCGCGGACGCGGCCTGCGTCCATCCGCTCGTGTGCACGTCCGGCAGCGCCGCCACGGTGGTCCTCACCCTGCTCGACGCCCTCGCCGCCACGGGGTGCCGTTTTGCCTACCACGGCGACTTCGACTGGCCGGGGATCGCTCTGGCCAACAGGGTCATGCGCCGCTACGAAGCCTTGCCGTGGCGCATGGGCGCTGTGGATTACGAGCACCTGGCTGCTCGCAATCAGGCTGAGGGCATCCCTCAGCTGGCGCTCGACGGCCGACCGGTCAGCGCGGACTGGGACCCGGAACTCGCCCCTGCCATGATCGCCCTCGGCGTCGCGCTCCATGAGGAAGCGACCCTCGAACTTCTGGTGGCCGATCTGTCACCCCGGGCGTAG
- a CDS encoding TIGR02680 family protein, producing the protein MTTEGHGLVPLPRSGPATTTGVRFRLHRAGIQNVWQYDAQEFFFGDGRLLLRGKNGAGKSKALEMLLPYLLDGDSRALDATGTGRTTLAWLMLDGFEQTNRLGYLWVEFRGTADDGGHRYLTLGAAVRASKSTQRALPTFFVTPLRIGEDLQLVEAGKPLPVDRLKEIVGSDNATDRAVLHRSRVARELFGITDATRYRNLTQLLHRLRRPTVGDRIEHGGLASLLSETLPGLDEDVVEKVARNLQDLDAVREELGRLERTDTALRTFLTSYRGYLAGVLRTSAQRVSHELGVLSQRRRAAGDAAQRTGDLKTQEEESEGRLETLREEERAARTDLAALHASHAYRSLRELSERRGTVEALHTAAVAAFTTLQNAHDAEESSAERLTEGVGHLGSRLTELGTEHRELLTQAENAGLSTGRLGEAVALTRTVLTRATVTELTTPDGETRTVRHRLAARVDTVAVQEGLRAWQSRLEDAEAIARNRTRMVQEVTRLISRADEARSGAARTDGERERLEGEVEEAAGRLDGSRQKVVEESGAYVRRIAEWAARTRTALGPDCPRLEAVHASVGCETSADTPFTDRTLPPDIDSRAWQTAQAAWESYGEKLMGRRDTLALDAGRLGEELGQLAERKRSEEQRTEPEPPAPHHRVATRTPGSGAPFYRLVDFADDLAPADRAGLEGALEASGILDAWVSARGVLLDPRTRDTLLQPGPLPSGGRTLASALRPALEPGCGVTSEQMERLLAGIALAPAQGASAQNVVFHDGSWRLGVLSGRYDKGGTEYVGAAVRAETQRRILAELEERIAQTEQRLNGVRQELAAADAMRRALTLAERDFPRARSLADAWSRTESAERTLRDLTARATRAARQAEEARALAVSARAEADATATAHDLPDDPAALDRVRTALAALLSGIGQLRRAVGGTGERLGTNQADAERYERACKDRLAADESYRIHLAGLRTAEQDLRTREEAIGSSEEEILSREQQAGQRITSAVRALPAAQRSRDEIHDLRVRAEEDEKRLRGNLADQETAVIDTGSALRGALGRPEVVRGSGLDRSALPEYVSDDPGADVRSRLRGLRALADAVAQALDRPENEVSDSTLLNRHTELRDQLAGGFDAQLEECDGIKVCRLVDDHGSHDVAAVGERYAVRAAEARGRLTEREREVFQRFLTGELGDHLSTQVITAANLVAALNGTLRTVRTSHGLGVELLWKLDEDVDADVRAAVELLRSPSSLRTREQSEQLREVLQRRIEDARRADPSAGYAAHLRTALDYRDWFRFHTFVVEDATPGRRRRLTGRTGLSQGEQRVLSYLVLFAAAAAHFTSLAESAPHAPRLILLDDAFAKVDEPTHGRLGRILVDLDLDFVLTSERLMGNWPEVPSLHIYECLRDPHVRGVATLHYTWNGRHRRLAAV; encoded by the coding sequence ATGACCACCGAAGGGCATGGCCTCGTTCCCTTGCCGCGCTCCGGCCCCGCGACGACCACCGGCGTTCGCTTTCGCCTGCACCGGGCGGGCATCCAGAATGTCTGGCAGTACGACGCGCAGGAGTTCTTCTTCGGCGACGGACGGCTGCTCTTGCGCGGTAAGAACGGCGCGGGCAAGTCCAAGGCCCTGGAAATGCTCCTCCCGTATCTCCTGGACGGCGACTCCCGGGCACTGGACGCCACCGGCACCGGCCGCACCACGCTCGCCTGGCTGATGCTGGACGGGTTCGAACAGACCAACCGTCTCGGGTACCTGTGGGTGGAGTTCCGGGGCACAGCAGACGACGGCGGTCACCGCTATCTGACGCTCGGTGCCGCCGTCCGTGCCTCGAAATCGACACAGAGGGCGCTGCCGACGTTCTTCGTCACCCCGCTGCGGATCGGTGAGGACCTGCAGCTGGTCGAGGCCGGTAAGCCATTGCCGGTGGATCGGCTCAAAGAGATCGTCGGCTCCGACAACGCGACCGACCGTGCGGTCCTGCACCGCTCCCGGGTGGCCCGCGAACTGTTCGGCATCACCGACGCGACGCGCTACCGCAACCTCACCCAGCTCCTCCACCGACTGCGGCGTCCGACGGTCGGGGACCGCATCGAACACGGGGGCCTGGCCTCCCTTCTCAGCGAGACCCTGCCGGGGCTCGACGAGGACGTGGTCGAGAAGGTGGCGCGCAATCTCCAAGACCTCGACGCCGTAAGGGAAGAACTCGGCCGCCTTGAGCGCACCGACACGGCCTTGCGCACATTCCTCACCAGCTATCGCGGCTATCTGGCCGGGGTCCTGCGTACCTCCGCGCAGAGAGTGAGCCATGAGCTGGGCGTCCTCTCGCAGCGCCGCCGGGCGGCCGGAGACGCCGCACAGCGGACAGGCGACCTGAAGACTCAGGAGGAAGAGTCGGAGGGCCGGCTGGAGACCCTGCGCGAGGAGGAACGGGCCGCCCGGACCGACTTGGCCGCTCTGCATGCCAGTCACGCCTACCGCAGCCTGCGCGAACTGTCGGAGCGCCGCGGCACAGTAGAGGCGCTGCACACCGCCGCCGTGGCCGCTTTCACCACCCTGCAGAACGCACACGACGCGGAGGAGAGCTCCGCGGAGCGGCTGACCGAAGGTGTCGGCCATCTCGGAAGCCGTCTGACCGAGCTGGGGACCGAGCACCGGGAGCTGCTGACACAGGCGGAGAACGCCGGACTTTCCACCGGCCGTCTCGGCGAGGCGGTGGCCCTGACGCGCACGGTTCTCACCCGGGCAACCGTGACCGAGCTGACGACTCCGGACGGAGAGACACGCACGGTACGGCATCGACTGGCGGCTCGCGTGGACACGGTTGCGGTTCAGGAAGGGCTGCGGGCCTGGCAGAGCCGGCTGGAGGATGCCGAGGCGATCGCGAGAAACCGGACCAGGATGGTTCAGGAGGTGACCCGTCTCATCTCACGGGCGGACGAGGCCCGGTCCGGAGCGGCTCGAACCGATGGAGAGCGGGAACGGCTGGAAGGCGAGGTGGAAGAGGCCGCCGGCCGTCTCGACGGCAGCCGTCAGAAGGTCGTCGAGGAGAGCGGCGCCTACGTCCGCCGTATCGCCGAGTGGGCGGCGCGCACCCGAACTGCCCTGGGTCCCGACTGCCCCCGGCTGGAGGCCGTCCACGCGTCGGTCGGCTGCGAGACCTCTGCCGACACGCCGTTCACGGACCGCACGCTGCCGCCCGATATCGACAGCCGGGCGTGGCAGACCGCTCAGGCCGCATGGGAGTCGTACGGCGAAAAACTCATGGGCCGCCGGGACACCCTGGCACTCGACGCCGGCCGGCTCGGCGAGGAACTCGGCCAACTGGCGGAGCGGAAGCGGAGCGAGGAGCAACGTACCGAACCCGAACCACCGGCCCCGCACCATCGCGTCGCCACGAGGACGCCGGGCAGTGGAGCACCTTTCTACCGGCTGGTGGATTTCGCGGACGATCTGGCTCCGGCCGACCGGGCCGGTCTGGAAGGGGCGCTGGAAGCGAGTGGAATCCTGGACGCCTGGGTGAGTGCGCGCGGCGTTCTGCTCGATCCGCGCACCCGGGACACCCTTCTCCAGCCGGGTCCCTTGCCGTCCGGCGGCCGTACTCTCGCCTCGGCCCTGCGTCCGGCCCTTGAACCGGGTTGCGGAGTCACATCCGAGCAGATGGAGCGGCTTCTGGCCGGCATCGCACTCGCACCCGCGCAGGGGGCCTCGGCGCAGAACGTGGTCTTCCACGACGGCAGTTGGCGCCTGGGCGTGCTCAGCGGCCGTTATGACAAGGGCGGTACCGAGTACGTGGGGGCCGCCGTACGCGCCGAGACCCAGCGACGCATCCTCGCCGAGCTGGAAGAGCGGATCGCGCAAACGGAACAGCGGCTGAACGGTGTCCGCCAGGAGCTCGCCGCGGCCGACGCCATGCGTCGGGCTCTCACTCTCGCGGAGCGGGACTTCCCCAGGGCACGGAGTCTCGCAGACGCATGGAGCAGGACCGAATCGGCGGAGAGGACACTGCGCGACCTGACCGCCAGGGCAACCCGGGCGGCCCGGCAGGCCGAGGAGGCCCGCGCTCTCGCCGTATCGGCGCGCGCCGAGGCGGATGCCACCGCGACCGCCCACGATCTGCCCGACGACCCCGCGGCCCTGGACCGCGTACGCACCGCACTGGCTGCCCTGCTCAGCGGTATCGGGCAGTTGCGCAGGGCCGTCGGCGGCACGGGCGAGCGGCTCGGCACGAACCAGGCCGATGCCGAGCGGTACGAACGTGCCTGCAAGGATCGCCTGGCCGCGGACGAGAGCTACCGGATCCACCTTGCCGGACTGCGCACCGCCGAACAGGACCTGCGCACCCGGGAAGAGGCCATCGGGTCGTCCGAGGAGGAGATCCTCAGCCGCGAACAGCAGGCCGGGCAGCGCATCACGAGCGCCGTCCGCGCCCTCCCCGCGGCACAGCGGTCCCGGGACGAAATCCACGACCTGCGCGTGCGCGCGGAAGAGGACGAGAAACGTCTGCGCGGGAACCTGGCGGACCAGGAGACGGCGGTCATCGACACCGGCAGCGCCCTTCGCGGCGCTCTCGGCCGACCCGAGGTGGTGCGCGGATCCGGGCTGGACCGGTCTGCCCTGCCCGAGTACGTATCCGACGATCCCGGCGCGGATGTCCGCAGCCGTCTGCGAGGACTGCGGGCACTCGCCGACGCCGTGGCACAGGCCCTCGACCGCCCGGAGAACGAGGTCTCGGACAGCACCCTGCTGAACCGGCACACCGAGCTGCGCGACCAACTGGCCGGCGGGTTCGATGCACAGCTGGAGGAGTGCGACGGAATCAAAGTGTGCCGCCTCGTCGACGACCACGGGTCCCATGACGTCGCGGCCGTCGGCGAGCGGTACGCGGTCCGGGCCGCGGAGGCCCGGGGACGGCTCACCGAGCGCGAGCGTGAGGTGTTCCAGCGGTTCCTGACCGGTGAGCTGGGCGATCACCTCTCGACACAGGTCATCACCGCGGCGAACCTGGTCGCGGCGCTCAACGGCACCCTGCGGACCGTACGCACATCCCACGGTCTCGGCGTCGAACTTCTGTGGAAGCTGGACGAGGACGTGGACGCGGATGTGCGCGCGGCCGTCGAGCTGCTGCGCAGTCCGTCGAGCCTTCGGACACGCGAGCAGAGCGAGCAGCTGCGCGAGGTACTGCAACGCCGGATCGAGGACGCCCGGCGCGCTGATCCTTCGGCGGGGTATGCCGCCCATCTGCGGACCGCACTGGACTACCGCGACTGGTTCCGTTTCCACACCTTCGTGGTCGAGGACGCAACCCCGGGCCGCCGGCGGAGACTGACCGGCCGCACCGGGCTCAGTCAGGGGGAGCAGCGGGTGCTCTCATACCTCGTGCTCTTCGCCGCGGCTGCCGCCCACTTCACCAGCCTCGCCGAGTCGGCACCGCACGCGCCGCGGCTGATCCTCCTGGACGACGCCTTCGCGAAGGTCGACGAACCCACCCACGGCCGGCTGGGCCGTATCCTCGTCGACCTCGATCTCGACTTTGTCCTCACCAGCGAGCGGCTGATGGGCAATTGGCCCGAGGTTCCGTCCCTGCATATCTACGAATGCCTCCGTGACCCCCATGTGCGCGGGGTAGCCACCCTGCACTACACCTGGAACGGCCGGCACCGGCGGCTGGCAGCCGTATGA
- a CDS encoding TIGR02678 family protein has translation MTLPSAHDVALAAERRTAARLLLAHPLVASDGPHADLFPLIRRHADWLGKRFHQVLGYRLLVDSSFARLFKAGLGAGAGHRLERSTGTPFTPHTYACLALALSVLVTAPEQMLLSHLVADIRAAAADAEIELEETGRASGKRIMVAALRRLVEWGVLIETEGQVAAIVQEAGGEALITVDRERARVIVAGPLAPARDGADLVRRAADPGFGGPRIYVRRMLVETPVVHLDELTAAERDWLRTRQRREALAFSELLGLEMEIRAEGVALVDPDEELTDLHLPGTGTVAQAALLLAERLVERLRPQEPGHPSTGGTLVIGVAVPDGLVDELLAGLITEYGQRSNWQRGYQEDLTSLREAVLDLLVRMRLMARAGGLRAEGEGLPEGYAEEAPEGRPVTDVHGARPSGDGWVLLAAAARYATRVVVRPATSAGKGTDVQEELPL, from the coding sequence ATGACCCTCCCCTCGGCTCACGACGTGGCCCTGGCAGCCGAGCGCCGTACCGCCGCCCGGCTGCTGCTCGCCCATCCCTTGGTCGCATCGGACGGGCCCCATGCCGACCTCTTCCCGCTGATCCGCAGGCACGCCGACTGGCTGGGCAAACGATTCCATCAGGTGCTCGGCTACCGTCTGCTGGTCGACAGCTCCTTCGCCCGGCTGTTCAAGGCGGGGCTGGGGGCAGGCGCGGGACACCGGCTGGAGCGCTCCACCGGCACACCCTTCACCCCGCATACGTACGCCTGCCTCGCACTGGCCCTGTCCGTACTGGTGACCGCGCCCGAGCAGATGCTGCTGTCGCACTTGGTCGCCGACATACGCGCCGCCGCGGCGGACGCGGAAATCGAGCTGGAGGAGACGGGCCGGGCGTCCGGGAAGCGGATCATGGTCGCGGCTCTGCGCCGGCTCGTCGAATGGGGCGTCCTCATCGAGACCGAGGGCCAGGTGGCCGCGATCGTGCAGGAGGCGGGCGGGGAGGCCCTGATCACGGTGGACCGAGAGCGGGCACGCGTGATCGTCGCCGGGCCGCTCGCACCGGCCCGGGACGGCGCCGACCTGGTCCGGCGGGCAGCGGACCCGGGGTTCGGAGGGCCGCGTATCTACGTGCGTCGGATGCTCGTCGAGACGCCCGTCGTCCACCTCGACGAGCTGACCGCTGCCGAACGCGACTGGCTGCGCACCCGGCAGCGCCGAGAGGCCCTGGCATTCTCCGAACTCCTGGGCCTGGAGATGGAGATCCGCGCCGAGGGGGTCGCGCTGGTGGATCCCGACGAGGAGCTGACGGATCTGCATCTGCCGGGCACCGGGACCGTGGCACAGGCCGCTCTGCTGCTGGCGGAGCGGCTCGTGGAACGGCTTCGGCCGCAGGAGCCGGGGCATCCGTCGACCGGCGGTACGCTCGTCATCGGGGTGGCTGTCCCGGACGGCCTGGTGGACGAGCTGCTGGCTGGGCTGATCACCGAGTACGGACAGCGCAGCAATTGGCAGCGCGGTTATCAGGAGGACCTCACCTCCCTCCGAGAGGCCGTACTGGACCTGCTGGTCCGTATGCGGCTGATGGCCCGCGCCGGGGGTCTGCGCGCCGAGGGCGAGGGACTGCCGGAGGGATACGCCGAGGAAGCACCGGAAGGCCGCCCGGTCACCGACGTCCATGGCGCACGGCCCAGCGGCGACGGCTGGGTCCTGCTGGCCGCAGCGGCCCGCTATGCCACCCGCGTCGTGGTGCGCCCGGCCACTTCGGCCGGCAAAGGCACGGACGTCCAAGAGGAGTTGCCGCTATGA
- a CDS encoding TIGR02677 family protein, protein MGAAASGAAKDADEEVRRRLDAYSYLSAPERLEHVAIMRVFCGTLLADLAVTDIMGRLRESLGSTAGLDADTLTVRLEQLVQWGNLLRSSHTVKAASITEYQRSRSRYQLSKLGERIQRDADGVLAEADAAREVSNELLSLVERGLRELAGLVTVPGGIEPQDGLERVSTLFVQFTEFAESIRDFYAYLGQVLSRYDLDSAEYQGFKQLLLDYVEAITEDVAFRAPRISGALDTLWPHIPDLLDRLDTHAQGLAGLSPQGDNRMELRVQRSRGREFADWEGLRGWFTDTDGQGSQVDQLRDATLRALQSLLANAKRMLRSATGEMSRRKDLLRLARWFNEAAPQDAHDIAVAAFGLYGARHLGIPPATDEVVPAYTSWWTGPVVEVPVALRERGSRAQRGGASSVEDHSAQKQRLREAAHERAAARAAAADELRSASGRFAEIRLTSAALGLLLELLATALGNAQLRRRVTSDAEREGTAGFDLSAASSEDVELGIRLTVQRTPGARTVLHSVDGDLELDDLELAVDRTSGTADGETEASVS, encoded by the coding sequence ATGGGGGCAGCCGCATCCGGCGCAGCGAAGGACGCCGACGAGGAGGTGCGCCGGAGGCTGGACGCGTACAGCTATCTCAGCGCGCCTGAGCGGCTGGAGCATGTCGCGATCATGCGGGTCTTCTGCGGGACACTGCTGGCGGATCTCGCTGTCACGGACATCATGGGAAGACTGCGCGAGAGCCTTGGTTCCACTGCGGGACTCGACGCCGACACCCTCACGGTCCGGCTGGAGCAGCTGGTGCAGTGGGGAAACCTGCTGCGCAGCAGTCACACGGTGAAGGCGGCCAGCATCACCGAATACCAGCGTTCCCGCTCGCGCTACCAGCTGTCGAAACTGGGCGAACGCATCCAGCGGGACGCCGACGGGGTCCTGGCCGAGGCCGATGCCGCCCGCGAGGTGAGCAACGAACTGCTGTCACTGGTCGAGCGCGGGCTGCGGGAGCTGGCCGGCCTCGTAACCGTACCGGGCGGCATCGAGCCGCAGGACGGGCTGGAGCGGGTCAGCACGCTGTTCGTGCAGTTCACCGAGTTCGCCGAGTCCATACGTGACTTCTACGCCTACCTCGGCCAGGTGCTTTCCCGCTACGACCTGGACAGCGCCGAGTACCAGGGCTTCAAACAGTTGCTCCTGGACTACGTCGAGGCGATCACGGAGGACGTGGCGTTCCGCGCGCCCCGTATCTCGGGGGCGCTGGACACCCTGTGGCCACATATACCGGACCTGCTCGACCGACTGGACACCCATGCCCAGGGCCTGGCCGGACTGTCTCCGCAGGGCGACAACCGCATGGAGCTCCGGGTCCAGCGCAGCCGGGGACGCGAGTTCGCGGACTGGGAGGGCCTGCGCGGCTGGTTCACCGACACCGACGGCCAGGGCAGCCAGGTCGATCAACTGCGGGACGCCACCCTGCGCGCGCTGCAGTCACTGCTCGCCAACGCCAAGCGGATGCTGCGGTCGGCCACCGGGGAGATGTCCCGGCGCAAGGATCTGCTGCGGCTGGCCCGCTGGTTCAACGAGGCGGCGCCGCAGGACGCGCACGATATCGCCGTCGCGGCCTTCGGTCTGTACGGCGCCCGTCACCTGGGGATACCCCCGGCCACCGACGAGGTGGTGCCCGCCTACACGAGCTGGTGGACCGGTCCGGTGGTCGAGGTGCCGGTGGCCCTGCGCGAAAGGGGCAGCCGCGCCCAGCGTGGCGGGGCCTCCTCGGTGGAGGACCACTCCGCACAGAAACAGCGGCTGCGGGAGGCCGCCCATGAAAGGGCGGCGGCCAGGGCTGCGGCGGCGGACGAACTGCGCAGCGCGTCGGGCCGGTTCGCCGAGATCCGGCTGACGTCGGCGGCGCTCGGCCTGCTCCTGGAGCTGCTGGCCACGGCGCTCGGGAACGCACAGCTCAGGAGGCGCGTCACCAGTGACGCGGAGAGGGAGGGAACAGCGGGCTTCGATCTCTCCGCAGCGAGCAGCGAGGACGTCGAACTCGGCATCCGGCTCACCGTACAACGCACGCCGGGCGCGCGGACGGTGCTGCACTCGGTCGACGGCGACCTGGAGCTGGACGACCTGGAGCTGGCCGTCGACCGTACCTCCGGCACGGCCGACGGCGAAACGGAGGCGAGCGTGTCATGA
- a CDS encoding ATP-binding protein: protein MPTYRRPFAGLPQEVSRARHWTRTILGPHPCADDALLVVTELGTNAIAHSGGGRGGFHLAVTYTETAATITVTDSGGTSNRPRITHPDDDALGGRGLALVSAYATEIRISGDHRGHAITAELRAKPAGAETC from the coding sequence GTGCCGACCTATCGACGCCCCTTCGCCGGTCTGCCCCAAGAGGTCAGCCGCGCCCGCCACTGGACCCGGACTATCCTCGGCCCCCATCCGTGCGCGGACGACGCACTGCTCGTCGTGACCGAGCTCGGCACCAACGCCATCGCCCACAGCGGCGGCGGCCGGGGCGGGTTCCACCTGGCCGTCACCTATACGGAGACCGCCGCGACCATCACGGTCACCGACTCCGGCGGGACCAGCAACCGCCCCCGGATCACGCACCCGGACGATGACGCGCTCGGAGGCCGGGGCCTGGCCCTGGTCAGCGCCTACGCGACCGAGATCCGCATCAGCGGCGACCACCGCGGCCACGCCATCACGGCCGAACTCCGCGCCAAGCCCGCAGGGGCGGAGACATGCTAA
- a CDS encoding putative quinol monooxygenase, whose amino-acid sequence MFGLMVRFTCKDEAAAAAFDELVTRTGEHIRANEPGTVIYAVHRVDGRPLERIFYELYRDTAAFEVHESQGYVREFLEERERYLSSTQVDRLDFVSGKGVDGER is encoded by the coding sequence ATGTTCGGGCTGATGGTGCGGTTCACGTGCAAGGACGAGGCTGCCGCTGCCGCGTTCGACGAGCTGGTGACGCGGACCGGTGAGCACATTCGTGCGAACGAACCTGGAACGGTGATCTACGCCGTCCACCGCGTTGACGGCCGGCCGCTGGAGCGGATCTTCTACGAGCTCTACCGCGACACCGCCGCCTTCGAGGTCCATGAGTCGCAGGGCTACGTACGAGAGTTCCTCGAAGAGCGGGAGCGGTACCTCTCCTCGACCCAGGTGGACCGCCTGGACTTCGTATCGGGCAAGGGTGTCGACGGTGAGCGCTGA
- a CDS encoding helix-turn-helix domain-containing protein, whose product MSAEYEKSLGRKIAFNRKRRGLSQKEFAGLLGRSEAWVSQVERGVRRIDRMTVLEKVAEVLDMPVAELAAEAPIVASVAEGEPPGASRLRLVLSSAHSLKAILGQSEPPDIPTLRADVERAWSLTHEGNYADLAELLEDLVPRLESATRAGAEEERPGLFRLLAAMYHTCSAALANSGEPEAAWIAVDRAVVAAERAGDPLLMAAGEFRLSIVFLGARHYEQAARVSGSAADALALLAEGGELEAVAMRGALTLQRAVAAGRLNRADDAYAYLRLAKELAARVGDGRNDYNTEFGPTNVALHEVAVAVDLGDAGIALRAAEDVDASELSSERQARFGIDLAKAHAQRRQIDRAVDSLARVRGLLPEMFRAKPAVKQLVADLLAMSPLPSDQLRELARELGVQEVRTGI is encoded by the coding sequence GTGAGCGCTGAGTACGAGAAGTCCCTCGGGCGGAAGATCGCCTTCAACCGCAAGCGGCGGGGGCTGTCGCAGAAGGAGTTCGCCGGGCTCCTCGGCCGGTCGGAAGCCTGGGTCTCCCAGGTCGAACGCGGCGTCCGCCGTATCGACCGGATGACGGTCCTGGAGAAGGTCGCCGAAGTCCTCGATATGCCTGTTGCCGAACTGGCCGCGGAGGCACCGATCGTGGCGTCCGTCGCCGAGGGCGAGCCTCCGGGAGCGAGCCGACTGCGACTCGTCCTCAGCTCGGCCCACTCGCTCAAAGCGATTCTCGGACAGTCCGAACCGCCCGATATCCCCACCCTGCGGGCCGATGTGGAGCGGGCCTGGTCCCTGACGCACGAGGGCAACTACGCGGACCTTGCCGAGCTGCTGGAGGACCTGGTCCCGCGCCTGGAGTCGGCCACCCGCGCGGGCGCCGAAGAGGAGCGGCCGGGGCTGTTCCGGCTGCTCGCCGCGATGTACCACACATGCAGTGCCGCGCTGGCGAACTCGGGCGAGCCGGAGGCCGCGTGGATCGCCGTGGACCGTGCCGTGGTCGCCGCCGAGCGCGCGGGGGACCCGCTGCTGATGGCCGCGGGTGAGTTCCGGCTCTCGATCGTCTTTTTGGGGGCGCGTCACTACGAGCAGGCCGCCCGCGTGTCGGGAAGTGCCGCGGACGCGCTCGCACTGCTGGCCGAGGGCGGCGAACTCGAAGCCGTCGCGATGCGAGGGGCACTCACCCTTCAGCGCGCCGTGGCCGCCGGCCGGCTGAACCGCGCGGACGACGCCTACGCCTACCTCCGTCTGGCAAAGGAACTGGCCGCACGGGTCGGTGACGGGCGCAACGACTACAACACGGAGTTCGGACCCACGAATGTGGCGCTCCACGAAGTCGCCGTCGCCGTAGACCTGGGGGACGCCGGGATCGCCCTGCGCGCGGCGGAGGACGTGGATGCCTCCGAACTGTCGTCGGAGCGGCAGGCCCGTTTCGGGATCGACCTCGCCAAGGCGCACGCCCAGCGTCGTCAGATCGACCGGGCTGTCGACTCCCTGGCCAGGGTGCGTGGACTGCTCCCCGAGATGTTCCGCGCCAAGCCCGCCGTCAAGCAGCTCGTGGCCGACCTGCTGGCGATGAGTCCCCTGCCGTCCGATCAGCTTCGGGAGCTCGCACGAGAGTTGGGCGTACAAGAAGTGCGGACTGGTATCTGA